One window of the Branchiostoma lanceolatum isolate klBraLanc5 chromosome 3, klBraLanc5.hap2, whole genome shotgun sequence genome contains the following:
- the LOC136429184 gene encoding histone-lysine N-methyltransferase PRDM9-like, whose translation MASVSSASSSGSDDENNSKQAASSSSSNPFASMIDTDFDMSKVPETEDIRVEQYFSKEELAELSKIEMTRYRNMKRNYDVMRMLGLPGKKPYFMERNRRSLVQPKEPPTPPLTSSESEEDEEWTPELERKKNQPPKKPWFLLPPKKPRVSKPKPQTNGPHQKSKAKNKAVATVSKAPETMESGDDGAKIFLGFQAEEVAEVQAATAASIAELEKKMKDLELEIQQEEAAGPQDGQEEGSESDISTDLEEELLTTTLQPAKQPELKKEPVEDTGESQKSRYPQRNIPRKNYKEVELPDDDHYLFCEDCNELYEGDCPVHGPLTVVKDKEVPKGEENRAVRTLPDFLSVCPSKIKGAGDGVWLDGKAMPKSLVFGPYDGKISGPEIGMTSGYAWQISKNDKVKYYIDATDVTKSSWMRYVNCARNEEEQNLVAFQYYRNIYYRTYKPVPPGTELLVWYGNEYAKELGISEKAETKGEEPNKQSFQTGAAVSKQVQLQATGAAGMAAYQRLVKANAVARQEPVQTTGVTGVVSSFDSLDRHVKTHTDMYEQSPGIQTGAVTGYRCSMCGNLFSTQDYLDRHVKKHGDRSGVKRHRCKHCNYSTDNSANLQSHMVTHTGERPHKCPTCGKGFTEKGNLKRHQLVHTDEKPYRCEECGRSFNRQGNLTRHMLTHSGQQPHVCTQCGKGCTRTGDLQKHMRIHTGEKPYKCEYCDRRFTQRNNLKTHVISNHTEEFPHRCQVCSKGFMAPVPMCSNVH comes from the exons ATGGCGTCTGTCAGCAGCGCGAGCTCGTCAGGATCAGACGACGAGAACAACAGCAAGCAGGCAGCCAGCAGCAGCAG TTCAAACCCATTTGCAAGCATGATAGACACGGACTTTGACATGAGCAAAGTCCCAGAGACTGAAGATATTCGTGTCGAGCAGTACTTCAGCAAGGAAGAACTGGCAGAGCTCAGCAAAATCGAGATGACGCGATATCGGAATATGAAGCGTAACTACGACGTCATGAGGATGCTTG GTCTGCCTGGTAAGAAACCCTACTTCATGGAAAGGAACAGACGTAGCTTGGTTCAGCCCAAagagccccccaccccacctctCACCAGCAGTGAGTCAGAGGAAGATGAGGAATGGACGCCTGAACTAGAGAGGAAGAAGAACCAGCCGCCAAAGAAAC CTTGGTTCTTGTTGCCTCCCAAGAAACCCAGGGTGTCGAAACCCAAACCCCAGACCAATGGTCCACATCAAAAATCTAAG GCAAAAAATAAAGCTGTGGCAACAGTCAGCAAAGCCCCAGAGACAATGGAGAGCGGTGATGATGGTGCAAAAATATTCCTGGGTTTCCAAGCTGAGGAGGTGGCTGAAGTCCAGGCAGCCACAGCAGCCAGTATAGCAGAGCTggagaagaagatgaaggaTCTAGAGTTAGAGATCCAGCAAGAGGAGGCTGCTGGACCACAGGATGGACAGGAGGAAGGTTCAGAGTCAGACATCAGTACGGATTTGGAGGAAG AGCTGCTGACCACAACACTGCAACCAGCAAAGCAGCCAGAACTGAAGAAGGAGCCAGTAGAGGATACAGGGGAGTCACAGAAGAGCCGCTATCCACAACGCAACATTCCACGAAAGAACTATAAGGAAGTTGAACTTCCGGATGATGACCACTATTTGT TCTGTGAAGACTGCAATGAGCTGTATGAAGGGGACTGTCCCGTCCATGGCCCACTTACTGTGGTGAAGGACAAAGAAGTTCCCAAGGGAGAAGAAAACAGAGCAGTTCGCACCCTACCCGACTTCTTGTCTGTTTGTCCTTCTAAGATCAAGGGGGCAGGAGATGGGGTCTGGCTGGATGGGAAAGCCATGCCTAAGAGCCTGGTGTTTGGGCCATATGATGGGAAAATCAGTGGTCCCGAGATAGGAATGACCAGTGGATATGCTTGGCAA ATCTCCAAGAATGACAAGGTGAAGTACTACATTGACGCCACTGATGTGACCAAGAGCAGCTGGATGCGTTACGTCAACTGTGCTAGAAATGAGGAGGAACAGAACCTGGTGGCCTTCCAGTACTACAGGAACATCTACTACCGCACCTACAAGCCTGTTCCCCCTGGCACAGAGCTGCTGGTGTGGTATGGGAACGAGTACGCCAAGGAGCTGGGCATCTCAGAAAAGGCAGAGACAAAAGGAGAGGAGCCCAATAAGCAAA GTTTCCAGACAGGTGCTGCT GTGTCTAAACAGGTGCAGTTGCAGGCTACAGGTGCAGCAGGCATGGCAGCCTACCAAAGACTAGTGAAGGCCAATGCT gtagccagacaggaacCAGTGCAGaccacaggtgtgacaggtgtggtCAGCTCTTTTGACTCCTTGGACAGACATGTGAAGACCCACACAGACATGTATGAACAGTCACCTG GTATCCAGACAGGTGCAGTTACAGGCTACAGGTGTAGCATGTGTGGGAACCTGTTCTCCACCCAGGACTACCTGGACAGGCATGTGAAGAAACATGGTGATAGGTCAGGGGTCAAGAGGCACAGATGTAAGCACTGCAATTATTCAACTGACAATTCAGCTAATTTGCAAAGTCACATGGTGACCCACACAGGAGAGAGACCACACAAGTGTCCCACCTGTGGAAAGGGATTTACAGAGAAGGGAAACCTGAAGAGACACCAGCTGGTTCAcactgatgagaaaccctacaggtgtgaggaatgtggAAGGTCATTCAACCGACAGGGAAACCTGACCAGACACATGTTAACACATTCTGGTCAGCAGCCGCATGTGTGTACACAGTGTGGGAAGGGGTGTACAAGGACAGGTGATCTACAGAAACACATGAGAATtcataccggtgagaagccaTACAAGTGTGAATACTGTGACAGGAGGTTTACACAGAGGAACAATTTGAAGACACATGTTATCAGTAATCACACTGAGGAGTTTCCCCACAGGTGTCAGGTGTGTAGCAAGGGTTTTATGGCACCAG TTCCCATGTGCAGTAATGTCCATTAG
- the LOC136429183 gene encoding uncharacterized protein, translating into MLCYLNTFLRDRETSFRVNSITTQPQQSKVGIPQGAVLSTTLCNLYTADAYTNSNLDNFQYADDAAAWKTGEDIKAVRESVEEGMSKVIHEWCPLWNMKVAHDKTKAMIFPPPHADRTNTADLKINNKDVQVVNDFKLVGVTLDKQLTFEKHIKTTQTKAFKALKAVSKVTQAKNNPNQQAHILLYTTLVRPILDYAAECTVSAMDKLEKAYTPVQRQALLTATGCLERTSTEALEAITGVPPIDIHLTCRQAQSYLRMATKHTGNPIYDAITHMKSQKTANQTGSQLHLLQTRFNELREELEEHTVDKEPYYDRRLPPFVMGTITGSFTPTTHTTGGKDKARDDIIHMLQNISDNRQPTTVVFTDGSALGNPGPTGSAAVIYEQWGSTEPFAVRKPVASRSNNYEGELEGLHLAIETLSRRPSTANHVLILCDCKAAIESVTGTQQVTAYNSLVHSIRNKLRSLHLQGHTIQFTWCPGHMGIPGNEIADKEAKLAAAEAANIQTNASWTRQQATKHIETQAHMRWDRRTKLNTKSEHMQKIAMNMKKKGKALGKRRTQININRLVSGHTKLNAYQNWKNPETSPNCPNCDAPETTNHFLYHCARYERERHQMLQEIESTYETYGTPAENRHTDIVTLAGMREDLTDVINTQMYRTFSQYIESTRRFDVLN; encoded by the coding sequence ATGCTGTGCTACCTCAACACCTTCCTCCGGGACAGAGAGACATCTTTCAGAGTAAATTCCATCACCACCCAACCACAACAAAGCAAAGTCGGCATCCCACAAGGGGCTGTCCTCTCCACCACCCTCTGCAACCTGTACACGGCAGACGCTTACACTAACAGCAACCTGGACAACTTCCAATACGCAGATGATGCAGCTGCCTGGAAGACTGGCGAAGACATCAAAGCTGTGAGAGAAAGCGTAGAAGAAGGGATGTCCAAAGTCATCCATGAATGGTGCCCTTTGTGGAACATGAAAGTCGCACACGACAAAACTAAGGCGATGATCTTCCCACCCCCACATGCTGACAGAACTAACACTGCAGACctcaaaatcaacaacaaagacGTACAGGTGGTCAACGACTTCAAACTGGTAGGGGTAACCCTAGACAAGCAGCTGACCTTCGAGAAACACATCAAGACAACACAGACGAAAGCTTTCAAAGCCCTGAAGGCAGTAAGCAAAGTGACACAAGCGAAGAACAACCCCAACCAACAGGCTCACATCCTCCTGTACACCACTCTAGTCAGACCAATCCTAGACTACGCAGCAGAATGCACCGTCTCCGCCATGGACAAACTGGAAAAAGCCTACACACCTGTCCAAAGACAAGCACTCCTAACTGCAACTGGGTGTCTTGAACGGACAAGCACAGAAGCACTGGAAGCAATCACAGGGGTACCACCTATCGACATACATCTCACATGCAGACAAGCCCAGAGCTACCTGAGAATGGCAACAAAGCACACAGGAAACCCCATCTACGACGCCATCACACACATGAAGTCTCAAAAAACAGCCAACCAGACGGGATCCCAGCTGCACCTGCTACAGACCAGATTCAATGAGCTGAGGGAAGAGCTAGAGGAACACACAGTAGACAAGGAACCATATTACGACAGAAGACTACCCCCCTTTGTCATGGGCACCATAACCGGCTCCTTCACACCTACAACTCACACCACAGGTGGAAAGGACAAAGCAAGAGATGACATCATACACATGCTGCAAAACATCTCAGACAACAGACAACCGACAACAGTCGTCTTCACAGACGGCTCTGCCCTGGGAAATCCCGGCCCCACCGGCAGTGCTGCTGTCATTTACGAACAATGGGGAAGCACTGAACCCTTTGCAGTGCGTAAACCAGTGGCAAGCAGATCCAACAACTACGAAGGGGAGCTGGAAGGTCTTCACCTAGCCATAGAAACACTCTCCAGACGACCATCTACCGCTAATCATGTCCTCATCCTATGTGACTGCAAGGCTGCAATAGAATCAGTCACAGGTACACAGCAAGTCACTGCATACAACAGCCTTGTACATAGCATCAGAAACAAGCTACGCTCCCTCCATCTACAAGGACACACAATACAGTTCACATGGTGTCCCGGTCACATGGGCATACCCGGCAACGAGATTGCAGACAAAGAGGCAAAGTTAGCAGCAGCTGAAGCTGCTAACATCCAGACGAACGCATCATGGACAAGACAACAGGCCACGAAACACATTGAAACTCAAGCACACATGAGATGGGACCGAAGAACAAAGCTGAACACAAAAAGCGAACACATGCAGAAGATAGCCatgaacatgaagaagaaaggaaaagcacttggaaagagacgcacacaaatcaacatcaaccGACTAGTCAGTGGCCACACAAAACTCAatgcctaccaaaactggaagaaccctGAGACGTCTCCAAACTGCCCTAACTGCGACGCCCCGGAGACTACCAACCACTTCCTGTACCACTGCGCCCGCTATGAAAGGGAAAGACACCAAATGCTGCAGGAGATCGAAAGCACATACGAGACCTACGGCACGCCAGCGGagaacagacacacggacatcgTCACTCTAGCTGGAATGAGAGAAGACCTCACAGACGTAATCaacacacagatgtacagaacattctcccagtacatcgagagcactcgcagattcgacgtgctcaactga
- the LOC136429729 gene encoding zinc finger protein 501-like isoform X2, with the protein MAHPECDMSEVPETDHEDIRVEQYFSKEELAELSKIEITRYRNMKENYDAMRLLGLPFKKPFFMEKNRGSLVQPKEPPKPRKAAERRKKKKEEEEEDEDEDWTPDLEKRKSQRQRKRNQPKEVAYAKRHAKQFMCEDCGKMYSAQSILRQHAKTHAKLYGCPQCSYSTRVKTSLKDHMLSHGDRPYKCPTCGKGFRLKGGLKKHQSVHTDEKCVRCEECGKSFSKQSILTRHMLTHSGQQPHVCTQCEKGFLHSISLQRHMRIHTGEKPYKCEHCDMSFYSDQALKGHVIRSHSKEFPHRCEVCKKGFMAPGALRTHMRKKLNCERVKTRAVLI; encoded by the exons ATGGCTCACCCAGAATGTGACATGAGCGAAGTCCCAGAGACTGATCATGAAGACATCCGTGTCGAGCAGTACTTCAGCAAGGAGGAACTGGCAGAGCTCAGCAAGATTGAGATAACCCGATATCGGAACATGAAAGAGAACTATGATGCCATGAGGTTGCTTG GTCTGCCTTTTAAGAAGCCCTTCTTCATGGAAAAGAACAGGGGCAGCTTGGTTCAGCCCAAGGAGCCCCCCAAGCCACGTAAGGCAGCagaaagaaggaagaagaagaaggaggaggaggaggaagatgaagatgaagactGGACGCCTGACCTAGAGAAGAGGAAGAGCCAGCGACAAAGGAAAC GTAACCAGCCTAAAGAAGTTGCATATGCGAAGAGGCATGCAAAGCAGTTTATGTGTGAGGATTGTGGGAAGATGTACTCCGCTCAAAGCATTTTGCGCCAACATGCGAAGACGCATGCAAAACTGTACGGGTGCCCACAATGCAGCTACTCAACAAGAGTTAAAACCAGCCTGAAGGATCACATGCTCAGCCACGGAGATAGACCATACAAGTGTCCCACCTGTGGGAAGGGGTTTAGACTGAAGGGCGGCCTGAAGAAACACCAGTCGGTTCACACTGATGAGAAATGTGTGAGGTGTGAGGAATGCGGAAAGTCATTCAGCAAACAGTCAATCCTGACCAGACACATGTTAACACATTCTGGTCAGCAGCCGCATGTGTGTACACAGTGTGAAAAGGGGTTCTTACACTCGATTAGTCTACAGAGACACATGAGAATTCACACTGGCGAGAAGCCTTACAAGTGTGAACACTGTGACATGAGCTTCTATAGCGACCAAGCTTTGAAGGGCCATGTTATCCGTAGTCACTCTAAGGAGTTTCCACACAGGTGTGAGGTGTGTAAGAAGGGTTTCATGGCACCAGGTGCACTAAGAACCCACATGCGGAAGAAACTCAACTGTGAACGAGTCAAAACCAGGGCAGTGTTGATTTAA
- the LOC136429729 gene encoding zinc finger protein ZFP2-like isoform X1, protein MAHPECDMSEVPETDHEDIRVEQYFSKEELAELSKIEITRYRNMKENYDAMRLLGLPFKKPFFMEKNRGSLVQPKEPPKPRKAAERRKKKKEEEEEDEDEDWTPDLEKRKSQRQRKRYQPIEVAYAMRHAKRYRCPHCRYSASVKASLMEHMPKHGDRPYKCATCGKGFTQKGHLKTHQSVHTDETPYRCEECGKMYSTQNILHQHAKTHAKLYGCPQCSYSTRVRTSLKDHMLSHGDRPYKCPTCGKGFTQKGHLKTHQSVHTDETPYRCEECGKMYSTQNILRQHAKTHAKLYGCPQCSYSTRVKTSLKDHMLSHGDRPYKCPTCGKAFRLKGGLKKHQLVHTDEKCVRCEECGKSFSRQSNLTRHMLTHSGQQPHVCTQCEKGFLHLISLQTHMRIHTGKKPYTCEHCDMRFYSSPGLKGHVIRIHTKEFPHRCEVCKKGFMAPGALRTHMQKKLNCDMLTHSGQQPHVCTQCEKGFLHLISLQRHMRIHTGEKPHTRVNTVTRDSTAVQL, encoded by the exons ATGGCTCACCCAGAATGTGACATGAGCGAAGTCCCAGAGACTGATCATGAAGACATCCGTGTCGAGCAGTACTTCAGCAAGGAGGAACTGGCAGAGCTCAGCAAGATTGAGATAACCCGATATCGGAACATGAAAGAGAACTATGATGCCATGAGGTTGCTTG GTCTGCCTTTTAAGAAGCCCTTCTTCATGGAAAAGAACAGGGGCAGCTTGGTTCAGCCCAAGGAGCCCCCCAAGCCACGTAAGGCAGCagaaagaaggaagaagaagaaggaggaggaggaggaagatgaagatgaagactGGACGCCTGACCTAGAGAAGAGGAAGAGCCAGCGACAAAGGAAAC GTTACCAGCCAATAGAAGTTGCATATGCGATGAGGCATGCGAAGCGGTATAGGTGCCCACACTGCAGGTACTCAGCAAGCGTTAAAGCCAGCCTCATGGAGCACATGCCGAAACACGGAGATAGACCATACAAGTGTGCCACCTGTGGGAAGGGGTTTACACAGAAGGGACACCTGAAGACACACCAGTCGGTCCACACTGATGAGacaccctacaggtgtgaggaatgtggGAAGATGTACTCCACGCAAAACATTTTGCACCAACATGCGAAGACGCATGCAAAACTGTACGGGTGCCCACAATGCAGCTACTCAACAAGAGTTAGAACCAGCCTCAAGGATCACATGCTCAGCCACGGAGATAGACCATACAAGTGTCCCACCTGTGGGAAGGGGTTTACACAGAAGGGACACCTGAAGACACACCAGTCGGTCCACACTGATGAGacaccctacaggtgtgaggaatgtggGAAGATGTACTCCACGCAAAACATTTTGCGCCAACATGCGAAGACGCATGCAAAACTGTACGGGTGCCCACAATGCAGCTACTCAACAAGAGTTAAAACCAGCCTCAAGGACCACATGCTCAGCCACGGAGATAGACCATACAAGTGTCCCACCTGTGGGAAGGCGTTTAGACTGAAGGGAGGCCTGAAGAAACACCAGTTGGTTCACACTGATGAGAAATGTGTGAGGTGTGAGGAATGCGGAAAGTCATTCAGCcgacagtcaaacctgaccagACACATGTTAACACATTCTGGTCAGCAGCCGCATGTGTGTACACAGTGTGAAAAGGGGTTCTTACACTTAATTAGTTTACAGACACACATGAGAATTCACACTGGCAAGAAGCCTTACACGTGTGAACACTGTGACATGAGGTTCTACAGCAGTCCAGGTTTGAAGGGCCATGTTATCCGTATTCACACTAAAGAGTTTCCACACAGGTGTGAGGTGTGTAAGAAGGGTTTCATGGCGCCAGGTGCACTAAGAACCCACATGCAGAAGAAACTCAACTGTGACATGTTAACACATTCTGGTCAGCAGCCACATGTGTGTACACAGTGTGAAAAGGGGTTCTTACACTTAATAAGTCTACAGAGACACATGAGAATTCACACTGGCGAGAAGCCTCACACACGTGTGAACACTGTGACAAGAGATTCTACAGCAGTCCAGCTTTGA